A section of the Solitalea canadensis DSM 3403 genome encodes:
- a CDS encoding four helix bundle protein: MAFKFENLLVWRWSMDLNELINNLAKTFPKDELYMLTSQMKRASDSVVLNIAEGSTGQTNAVFKQFLGYSLRSLIEVVSCLFIAKRRNYVAELDFACLYDKHETLSKMITKLRDSLN; the protein is encoded by the coding sequence ATGGCTTTCAAATTTGAAAATTTACTAGTGTGGCGATGGTCAATGGATTTGAACGAACTGATCAATAATTTAGCTAAAACATTTCCCAAAGATGAGTTGTATATGTTGACTTCACAAATGAAAAGAGCTTCTGATTCAGTAGTTCTTAACATTGCAGAAGGATCAACTGGTCAAACTAATGCAGTTTTTAAACAATTTTTGGGTTATTCATTGAGATCTTTGATAGAAGTTGTGTCTTGTCTATTTATTGCAAAAAGACGAAATTATGTAGCAGAGCTTGATTTTGCTTGTTTATACGATAAGCATGAAACACTCAGTAAAATGATTACAAAGCTCAGAGATTCATTAAATTAA
- a CDS encoding quinone oxidoreductase family protein produces MKALCFDRFGDADVLYYGEVADPNLKQGEVMVELKAIGLNFADVYRRKGNYHLKGNPPYIAGYEGAGVVINNNGSSKFKIGDRVGFADVPFANAALVAVPETHLIPLPEKITFETAAASLLQGLTAQYLATDSHAVSQGEFVLIHAVAGGVGQLLTQICKLKGATVIGLTSSPEKAAIAHHAGVDEIFLYSENWVEKVINYTKGVHITYDSVGSTLTNSFTATRDTGHVVFYGMSGGDPAPVDPRMLMDTSKTLTGGDLWSYLTSGEERIKRSNQLFEWIIAGQIKLDEPTKFRLSEGADAHRYLESRKSTGKILLIP; encoded by the coding sequence ATGAAAGCATTGTGTTTTGATCGTTTTGGCGATGCCGATGTATTATATTATGGAGAAGTAGCCGATCCAAACCTTAAGCAAGGCGAGGTAATGGTAGAATTGAAAGCAATAGGCTTAAATTTCGCTGATGTTTATCGTCGGAAAGGCAACTATCACTTAAAAGGAAATCCACCTTATATTGCAGGTTATGAAGGTGCAGGTGTTGTAATCAACAACAACGGTTCATCAAAATTTAAAATTGGTGATCGGGTTGGCTTTGCTGATGTCCCCTTTGCAAATGCTGCTTTAGTGGCAGTTCCAGAAACCCACTTGATTCCACTCCCGGAAAAAATCACTTTCGAAACTGCGGCAGCTTCCTTACTACAGGGTCTTACCGCTCAATACCTCGCGACAGACAGTCATGCAGTTAGTCAAGGAGAATTTGTATTGATTCATGCCGTTGCAGGTGGTGTTGGCCAGTTACTTACTCAAATTTGTAAGCTAAAAGGAGCAACCGTAATAGGCTTAACATCCTCGCCAGAAAAGGCCGCTATCGCCCATCATGCAGGTGTAGATGAAATATTTCTTTATAGTGAAAACTGGGTTGAAAAAGTTATTAATTATACCAAAGGTGTTCACATAACCTACGATTCTGTTGGTTCAACATTGACCAACAGTTTTACGGCAACCAGAGACACCGGTCATGTTGTTTTTTATGGCATGTCGGGCGGCGATCCGGCTCCGGTTGATCCTCGAATGCTAATGGACACTTCTAAAACATTAACCGGTGGTGATTTGTGGAGTTATCTTACATCCGGTGAAGAACGTATAAAACGATCCAATCAGTTATTTGAATGGATAATTGCCGGACAAATCAAGCTGGATGAACCCACAAAATTTAGGCTTTCGGAAGGAGCGGATGCTCATCGTTATCTTGAAAGCAGAAAAAGTACTGGAAAGATCTTATTGATTCCGTAA
- a CDS encoding agmatine deiminase family protein, translated as MDYGLWTIDKTMQAINTLPAGYHFPAEWAKHTATWLSWPHKEASWPGKIDSIYPIYAQFIKAVAEGEQVYINVNDEQMKVFATSQLEKQGVDLSKVSFFIHPTNDAWCRDHGPAFLINPTEKKKLIVDWGYNAWGGKYPPFDLDDVIPTRIAKHYDIPVYYPGIVMEGGSVDFNGAGTVLTTTACLLNENRNPHLNQGQIEDYLRSFYGVEQVLWLGDGIVGDDTDGHIDDITRFVNEDTVVTVVEHNKSDENYELLQENLHALNKMRLLNGKQLNVIELPMPDAVIYDDMRLPASYANFYISNAAVVVPTYRSKNDQLALDILTKCFPDRKVIGLDSTDIIWGLGSFHCLSQQEPAV; from the coding sequence ATGGACTATGGTCTATGGACTATTGACAAAACTATGCAAGCGATAAATACTCTTCCTGCCGGCTACCATTTCCCTGCCGAGTGGGCCAAACATACTGCAACCTGGTTAAGCTGGCCTCATAAAGAAGCTTCATGGCCGGGTAAAATTGATTCGATTTATCCTATTTATGCACAGTTTATTAAGGCTGTGGCTGAAGGGGAACAAGTTTATATCAATGTAAATGATGAACAAATGAAAGTATTCGCCACTTCTCAGTTAGAGAAGCAAGGTGTAGATCTTTCAAAAGTTTCTTTTTTTATACACCCAACTAACGATGCATGGTGTCGCGACCATGGTCCGGCATTTTTGATTAATCCTACGGAGAAAAAGAAATTGATTGTAGACTGGGGGTATAATGCATGGGGTGGTAAATATCCGCCGTTTGATCTGGATGATGTTATTCCTACCCGTATTGCAAAACATTATGATATTCCAGTTTATTATCCTGGAATTGTGATGGAAGGCGGTTCAGTTGATTTTAATGGGGCAGGAACAGTTTTAACAACAACAGCGTGTTTGTTGAATGAAAATAGAAATCCTCATTTAAACCAGGGACAGATCGAAGATTATTTACGCAGTTTTTATGGTGTAGAACAAGTGCTTTGGTTAGGTGATGGTATTGTTGGAGATGATACTGATGGTCATATTGATGATATTACCCGTTTTGTGAACGAAGATACAGTGGTAACGGTAGTGGAGCATAATAAAAGCGATGAGAATTATGAACTGTTGCAAGAAAACCTTCATGCATTAAATAAAATGCGTTTGTTGAATGGAAAACAGTTAAATGTTATCGAATTACCTATGCCAGATGCCGTTATCTATGATGATATGCGCTTGCCGGCTTCGTATGCTAACTTTTATATTTCAAATGCGGCAGTAGTAGTGCCAACCTATCGTTCAAAGAATGATCAGCTGGCATTGGATATATTAACTAAGTGTTTCCCTGACCGAAAAGTAATTGGATTAGATTCAACAGATATTATCTGGGGATTGGGAAGTTTCCATTGCTTAAGTCAGCAAGAACCTGCTGTATAA
- a CDS encoding nitrilase-related carbon-nitrogen hydrolase: MKFKFTKIAILVVVLIGLFQLWAQSDRITSTEPTSLKLENIEVVGQDSAKGNLLGIQPYLLPADYANETIFYNKLSGYLTEAKNNGFITDKTIVVFPEYTGTWLVAVNEKASVYSAPTVNSAITTVVLTHPLSFIKNYFGAPADDKAKYAVFLMKAEEMATIYERVFSKLAKEFGVTVVGGSIVLPEPSVSAAGRLKIKKGNLYNVCGVFGPDGKLKDPLSIKAFPINDEKIFTCAGKAQNIPVYQTSAGNLGVVICADSWYPAVYETLKNKKASLLAVPSFSAPDNLWSTKWKGYNGAAIPADVNKTDIGKLTEKDAWLKYSMGGRALKSTVSNGINVFLRGKLWDLGDDGSVIYLKNKTVNHSKIIDGAALINIWL; the protein is encoded by the coding sequence ATGAAATTCAAATTTACCAAGATTGCCATCCTCGTTGTCGTATTAATTGGTTTGTTCCAGCTTTGGGCGCAAAGTGACAGAATTACTTCCACTGAACCCACTTCATTAAAGCTGGAAAACATTGAGGTAGTTGGTCAGGATTCAGCCAAAGGAAATTTATTAGGCATTCAACCCTATCTTCTCCCGGCTGATTATGCGAATGAAACCATCTTTTACAACAAACTTTCAGGATATTTAACTGAAGCCAAGAACAATGGATTTATAACTGACAAAACCATTGTTGTTTTTCCGGAATATACCGGAACCTGGCTAGTTGCGGTAAATGAAAAAGCATCTGTCTATTCAGCACCAACGGTAAATAGTGCTATTACAACCGTTGTGCTAACACATCCGCTTTCCTTTATTAAGAATTATTTCGGTGCACCGGCAGATGACAAAGCAAAATATGCGGTTTTTCTAATGAAAGCAGAGGAAATGGCTACTATTTATGAACGTGTTTTTTCTAAACTGGCTAAGGAATTTGGAGTTACTGTTGTGGGAGGTTCAATCGTATTACCGGAACCTTCCGTTTCTGCTGCTGGTCGTTTAAAAATCAAAAAAGGAAATTTATATAATGTTTGTGGCGTATTCGGACCAGATGGAAAACTTAAAGATCCGTTATCAATAAAAGCATTTCCAATCAATGACGAGAAAATATTCACTTGTGCCGGCAAAGCGCAAAACATTCCGGTGTATCAAACTTCTGCCGGAAATTTAGGCGTTGTCATCTGTGCAGATTCATGGTATCCTGCTGTATATGAAACTTTAAAGAACAAAAAAGCCAGTTTACTGGCTGTTCCATCCTTTTCTGCACCCGACAATCTTTGGTCGACAAAGTGGAAAGGGTATAATGGAGCTGCAATACCTGCTGATGTAAACAAAACAGATATTGGAAAGCTTACGGAAAAAGATGCGTGGCTTAAATACAGTATGGGTGGTCGTGCCCTAAAATCTACTGTATCAAACGGGATTAATGTTTTCTTACGGGGCAAGCTTTGGGACTTGGGTGATGACGGTAGCGTTATTTATCTTAAAAACAAAACTGTGAACCATTCCAAAATAATAGATGGAGCTGCGTTGATTAACATATGGCTTTAA
- a CDS encoding carbon-nitrogen hydrolase produces MVKVGLVQMSCVKEPAINLEKAIAKIREAAAKGAQIVCLQELFTSLYFCDVEDYENFKLAEPIPGPSTDAIQTVAAELGVVVIASLFEKRAQGLYHNTTAVIDADGTYLGKYRKMHIPDDPAYYEKFYFTPGDLGYKTFKTKFANIGILICWDQWYPEAARITALKGAEILFYPTAIGWATAQDEATNTEQYNAWQTIQRSHAVANGVPVVSVNRVGFEQDGAMKFWGGSFVSNPFGSLLYKASHEEEEVAVVDIDLKKSDSYRTHWPFLRDRRIDSYQPITKRFIDEE; encoded by the coding sequence GTGGTAAAAGTAGGATTAGTTCAAATGTCGTGCGTTAAAGAGCCGGCGATCAATCTTGAAAAAGCAATTGCAAAAATTCGTGAAGCTGCGGCTAAAGGTGCACAGATCGTTTGTTTGCAAGAACTTTTCACATCGTTATATTTTTGCGATGTAGAAGACTACGAAAACTTTAAACTGGCCGAACCGATTCCTGGTCCATCGACAGATGCTATACAGACAGTAGCTGCCGAATTAGGAGTAGTGGTTATCGCTTCGTTATTTGAAAAACGTGCGCAAGGCTTGTATCATAATACTACAGCCGTTATCGATGCTGATGGAACGTATTTGGGTAAATACCGCAAAATGCACATTCCAGACGATCCGGCATATTACGAGAAATTCTATTTCACACCGGGTGATCTTGGGTACAAAACATTTAAAACTAAGTTTGCCAATATTGGTATATTAATTTGCTGGGACCAGTGGTACCCGGAAGCTGCCCGTATTACTGCATTAAAAGGTGCAGAGATTTTATTCTATCCAACAGCTATCGGATGGGCTACTGCTCAGGATGAAGCCACCAATACTGAACAATATAATGCTTGGCAAACTATTCAACGCTCGCACGCTGTAGCAAACGGAGTTCCGGTTGTAAGTGTAAATCGTGTAGGTTTTGAACAAGACGGTGCTATGAAATTCTGGGGCGGATCATTCGTAAGCAATCCTTTTGGAAGTTTATTATACAAAGCTTCCCACGAGGAGGAAGAAGTAGCTGTAGTTGACATCGACTTAAAGAAAAGTGACAGCTACCGTACTCACTGGCCGTTCCTGAGAGATCGTCGTATCGATAGCTATCAGCCTATTACGAAAAGGTTTATTGACGAGGAGTAG